In Oscillospiraceae bacterium, the DNA window AAGATCGGTTGTGCCGGTAACAGAGGGAAAAAACGTGACGCCCAATAAGACAGCGCCGAGAATGATTCGGATTAAAACGGATTTTTGTCCTTTTTCCATGACTTAATATTCCTTCATTCATTTATATGTTCGAGGCCGGTTTCCGTGATGACCTTAACATGGTCGTCGGCGAGGGAATAATACGCCTCTTTGCCGGCTTTGCGGAAGCGGACGAGATCGGCTTTTCGTAAAGCAGCCAGTTGGTGCGAAACCGCCGACTTGCTCATGCTCAGAATGTTGGCGAGGTCGCAAACACAGAGCTCGTTTTGGTCGAGCGCCCATAAAATTTTCATGCGGGTGACGTCACCGAAGACCTTGAAAAAACCTGCGAGACGCTCAAAGGCCGCAGGATCGAGCATTTTTTTATTGACCTCTGCAACCACTTCACCGTGGACGGTGTTGCAGTCACAGATAAATTCGTTTTTGGACATACAAGCTCCTTTCTATGGTTGAGTAAACGTTCAACCGTAATCATTATAGTTGAGTATATATTCAATTGTCAAGCAGTTTTTTAAGAGAAAAGGTTTACAGATGGGGAAGAGGGGAGTAAAATAAATAACGATATATATTTTCTTTGCGAAAAGGAGGATTCGGACGATGACGAAGGAAGAAGCGTGGGCGGTGCTTACAAAATATAATAAGGGCGAATTTCATCTTCAGCACGCGCGGATTGTGTCCGATGTGATGGGGTGGTATGCAGAGTCGCTCGGATACGGAGACGAAAAGGAGTTCTGGGCGGTTGTCGGGCTGCTGCACGACTTGGATTTCGAGGAGTTTCCCGAACAGCACTGCATCAAGGGGCAGGAACTGATGCGCGAAAACGGGGTTGACGAGCGGACGATTCGCGCTGCGGCAAGCCACGGTTACGGGCAGTGCGCCGACATCAAGCCGGAACACCAGATGGAAAAAGTGTTGTTCGCAACGGATGAGTTGACAGGGTTGATCGGCGCGGCGGCCATCATGCGTCCGTCGAAGAGTGTGTCCGATCTCGAGGTCTCGTCGGTGAAAAAGAAATTCAAGGATAAAAAGTTCGCGGCGGGCTGTTCGCGCGAGGTGATTCAGCAGGGTGCGGAAATGCTCGGCTGGGATTTGGAAAAGTTGTTTGAGCAGACGATTTTAGCCATGCGCACCAGTGACCTGGTGGATTAAACACAGCACAGACTGTTTTAAATTTATCTCTTTTGAGGGAGATTCTTCGACTGCGTGCGTAAAGCGCCGATAACGGTGCTTTACGCACTTTGTTCAGAATGGCAAAATCTATTTTAAACGCGAGCAGGCGGACGGCATTTGCCGTCCGCTTGTTGGCATTTTTCTATATTAATGGTTTATTTTTGATCCGCATAAAGGACAGTATTTGCTGTACTTATAAAGCGTGTTTTTACAAAATCGGCATTTTTCTCCTTCGTCATTATATTTATGGTTTGCAGCATAATTTCGGCCAAACTCTACCGTTTTTTTATACTTTGCGACTATTACAATTCCAACGACTGCAATCGCAAGTCCTAAACCGAAGAAAATTGGGATAATCTTTTGGAAAATAATAAATCCAATTACATTAAGTAATATTCCGCATGTGATTAGTAGTGTTCCATACGGGATAATTTTATCGAGCGGAATAAAGATTTTACCGTTTGAATTTTGCTTTACAATATAGGATACCGTTCCGCACATCGGACAGTATGCGTCGAGATCGTCCATTTGATGATTGCATTTTTTACAAGTGATCATCCGGTTTTCATCTCCAATTCAATTTTGATTAATTTGAAATTCTGTAAAAATTTAAATGGC includes these proteins:
- a CDS encoding metalloregulator ArsR/SmtB family transcription factor, which produces MSKNEFICDCNTVHGEVVAEVNKKMLDPAAFERLAGFFKVFGDVTRMKILWALDQNELCVCDLANILSMSKSAVSHQLAALRKADLVRFRKAGKEAYYSLADDHVKVITETGLEHINE
- a CDS encoding hydrolase, whose product is MTKEEAWAVLTKYNKGEFHLQHARIVSDVMGWYAESLGYGDEKEFWAVVGLLHDLDFEEFPEQHCIKGQELMRENGVDERTIRAAASHGYGQCADIKPEHQMEKVLFATDELTGLIGAAAIMRPSKSVSDLEVSSVKKKFKDKKFAAGCSREVIQQGAEMLGWDLEKLFEQTILAMRTSDLVD